A window of the Candidatus Jettenia caeni genome harbors these coding sequences:
- a CDS encoding RNA polymerase sigma factor, translated as MESKIDEEILISQETDENLLIYISMKDDDPNTATIAFEEFYHRHVSYLYNVLVKQYPNLERSDEINDLLQDTFLRVYGKAGTYKYIGTKNFKESEANVRAWIGRIAINIHHDNYRKNENNNEEYLDDIEWENIPKRPESINIKTEQIQIIEKVLGTLSERDKAIILASYQYYDFEEGDFKIPREELNALCDRFQTTRDNIRQIRKRTIQKIKEYENAHP; from the coding sequence ATGGAAAGCAAAATTGATGAAGAAATCTTGATTTCTCAAGAAACAGATGAAAACCTTCTAATTTATATATCAATGAAGGATGATGATCCAAATACAGCAACGATAGCCTTTGAAGAATTTTATCATAGACATGTATCATACCTATACAACGTTTTAGTTAAACAATACCCTAATCTTGAGAGAAGTGATGAGATTAATGATCTTCTTCAAGATACCTTTTTGAGAGTTTATGGAAAAGCAGGTACATATAAATATATCGGAACTAAGAATTTTAAGGAATCAGAGGCAAACGTACGGGCATGGATAGGGAGAATTGCAATAAATATTCATCATGATAATTATCGTAAAAATGAAAATAACAACGAAGAATATTTAGATGATATTGAATGGGAAAATATTCCAAAACGGCCAGAATCAATTAACATTAAAACTGAACAAATACAAATTATAGAAAAAGTACTTGGTACACTCTCAGAAAGAGATAAAGCTATTATCCTTGCTTCTTACCAATACTATGATTTCGAAGAGGGGGATTTTAAAATACCCAGAGAAGAACTAAACGCTCTATGCGACAGATTTCAAACAACACGGGATAATATCCGGCAAATTCGGAAAAGGACGATTCAAAAGATCAAAGAATACGAAAATGCACATCCTTAA
- a CDS encoding putative truncated transposase produces MPLSRSLFKKSSDEKISSYYSPVSKFKMLLLRPLKNLPCDAEIPRFLEENDKYAKACGLSPLAIPHESQINRFKNHEITPIELLAIFYFMVTVAITHKIADSYLAAIDSSILDSHANPLHKTLTGSCKTCPYAHTCSHPAEWVSTDVNASFTVKHGNYFYGHKVHTMVDSVSNLVMGLFVSTSSINDNPLFIPLLKVIDTICSIPLQKACCR; encoded by the coding sequence GTGCCCCTTTCTCGTTCCCTCTTCAAGAAATCTTCTGATGAAAAAATCTCTTCCTACTACTCTCCGGTTTCCAAGTTCAAGATGCTCTTACTTCGACCTCTGAAAAACCTTCCCTGCGATGCCGAAATCCCACGATTCTTAGAGGAAAACGACAAGTATGCAAAAGCCTGTGGCTTATCTCCTCTGGCAATACCCCATGAATCCCAGATTAACCGCTTTAAAAACCATGAGATCACCCCTATTGAGCTCCTTGCTATTTTTTACTTCATGGTGACCGTTGCCATTACTCACAAAATCGCTGATTCGTATCTGGCTGCAATCGACTCGTCGATTCTTGATAGCCATGCCAACCCTTTGCACAAGACGCTTACGGGAAGTTGTAAAACCTGTCCCTATGCTCACACATGCTCTCACCCAGCCGAGTGGGTCTCCACAGATGTCAATGCCTCATTTACCGTAAAACACGGCAATTACTTCTATGGACATAAAGTTCATACCATGGTTGACTCAGTATCAAATCTCGTCATGGGACTTTTTGTGTCTACCTCAAGCATAAACGATAATCCCCTTTTTATCCCCCTCTTAAAGGTCATTGATACGATTTGTTCGATTCCGCTTCAAAAAGCATGCTGCCGATAA
- a CDS encoding putative multicopper oxidase produces MGIVKLIGWWTVGVFLSITTCVTISNVLGEEVKQTAAWSLSPEEQELISVTNGDILGERDKNGVWDFHLYTTDGYIEMANGELVWVFGYTHAKGSFKDVGEVTTKEQVEQLLEPVKVPSDPIHLFVGEKARITLHNTGMHCADPNSGINHVAHTIHFHGLDLTPSVDGVPSLPVDPVLEHKSFTYELTPQYEGSFMGHCHVDSFNHILAGMYFPIIIHQDRTKTAYGYKYDRDYTLFFSELSATANEQLQEAGVVHGLQDWKADYFLINGRTFTDNLYHPCSVINDPRSRIVAYEDETVLLRFMAIGADHVFAIHPHGYHMEVVALDGRKLKSSYEKDTLCITSGERIDVLVKIPHFASQRKCLSCNLGAGVTIMHDHNLRGMVSTGKYPLGALTIFDVRSKEKVAKPDVPLTEGKPYNPLEH; encoded by the coding sequence ATGGGTATTGTAAAGCTAATAGGGTGGTGGACGGTTGGAGTATTCTTGAGTATTACAACCTGTGTAACAATATCGAACGTGCTTGGCGAAGAGGTAAAACAAACTGCGGCTTGGAGTCTTAGCCCGGAAGAACAGGAACTGATCAGTGTAACGAATGGGGATATTTTGGGTGAACGTGATAAGAATGGTGTTTGGGATTTTCACCTGTATACTACAGACGGTTATATAGAAATGGCTAATGGTGAACTAGTATGGGTCTTCGGATATACCCATGCTAAGGGTAGTTTTAAAGATGTAGGAGAAGTGACTACGAAAGAGCAAGTAGAACAGCTCTTAGAGCCTGTTAAAGTACCGAGTGACCCTATACACCTTTTTGTTGGTGAAAAGGCAAGGATTACCTTGCATAATACGGGTATGCATTGTGCGGATCCGAATTCAGGGATTAATCATGTAGCGCATACGATTCATTTTCATGGTTTGGATTTAACCCCTTCGGTTGACGGTGTACCCTCTTTACCAGTAGACCCAGTGCTGGAACATAAATCATTTACTTATGAATTAACGCCGCAGTATGAAGGCTCTTTTATGGGGCACTGCCATGTAGATAGTTTTAACCATATCCTTGCCGGGATGTATTTCCCTATTATTATTCATCAGGATAGGACGAAAACGGCTTACGGGTATAAGTATGACAGGGACTATACGTTGTTTTTCAGTGAGCTGTCTGCTACTGCAAATGAGCAATTACAGGAGGCAGGTGTTGTTCATGGTTTGCAGGACTGGAAGGCTGATTATTTCTTGATCAATGGGAGGACTTTTACCGATAATCTGTACCATCCTTGTTCCGTAATAAATGATCCGCGTTCAAGGATTGTAGCGTATGAGGATGAAACGGTTCTCTTACGTTTTATGGCTATCGGGGCTGATCATGTTTTTGCAATCCATCCGCATGGATACCATATGGAGGTAGTTGCGCTGGATGGAAGGAAATTAAAAAGTAGCTATGAGAAAGATACCCTTTGTATCACAAGTGGTGAGAGGATTGATGTGCTGGTAAAGATACCTCACTTCGCGAGTCAAAGGAAATGCTTGTCATGCAATTTAGGCGCAGGGGTAACAATTATGCATGATCATAACTTGCGTGGGATGGTATCGACCGGCAAGTATCCTTTAGGCGCACTGACTATCTTTGATGTGAGAAGCAAAGAGAAGGTCGCGAAGCCGGATGTTCCTTTAACAGAAGGAAAACCGTATAATCCTTTAGAACATTAA
- a CDS encoding two-component sensor kinase gives MKNDSTKINQILNQALDSAGKGIMIQDVNRKVVFFNHACEEITRWSKEKIVGKDCGDIFQCHTSTGMCLTEKFCPGVDIFQGKFSKTSRELMITRGDGSESWIEANASAIRDAEGRVTHIVTIMEDIRERKNFADEILKSKTLSTLGTFAAELAHEIKNPLNAMNIQMLVLEREIQDTHKLSSKSKKEFLEIVSIVQKEVIRLSGFVEECLQFSRTGELNKSLVNIGEMLNEITSLLLPQAQLNGIYVELDVMHALPKVKVDKDKMKQAILNILINGIEAMPDGGEMRVGVHYSHDGILISCQDTGPGIPDEIQDKIFNLFYTTKNGGTGIGLSFAQNIVQAHGGTIRLEQTPKGSKFIIAIPVNENNY, from the coding sequence ATGAAAAATGACAGTACGAAGATAAATCAAATTTTGAATCAAGCCCTGGATTCTGCAGGCAAAGGGATAATGATACAAGATGTAAACCGGAAGGTGGTGTTCTTTAATCATGCCTGTGAAGAAATTACCCGATGGTCAAAAGAGAAGATTGTTGGGAAGGATTGCGGGGATATTTTTCAGTGCCATACTTCTACCGGTATGTGTTTGACAGAGAAATTTTGTCCTGGTGTAGATATTTTTCAGGGCAAATTTTCTAAAACTTCCAGAGAACTCATGATTACAAGGGGTGACGGTAGTGAATCATGGATAGAGGCAAACGCATCGGCTATTAGAGATGCAGAAGGAAGGGTAACGCATATCGTTACTATTATGGAAGATATTCGCGAAAGAAAAAATTTTGCAGATGAGATTCTCAAGTCAAAGACCTTATCCACCCTCGGTACGTTTGCTGCAGAATTGGCGCATGAGATTAAAAACCCTTTAAATGCCATGAATATTCAAATGTTAGTGCTCGAACGTGAAATACAGGATACCCACAAGCTAAGCAGTAAGTCGAAAAAAGAATTCCTTGAAATAGTTTCGATAGTTCAGAAAGAAGTCATCCGTTTAAGCGGATTTGTTGAGGAGTGTTTGCAATTTTCCAGAACAGGAGAACTGAACAAAAGCCTTGTCAATATAGGCGAGATGCTGAATGAGATTACTTCTTTACTTTTGCCTCAGGCTCAATTAAATGGTATTTATGTGGAATTAGATGTTATGCATGCGCTGCCGAAAGTAAAGGTGGATAAGGATAAGATGAAGCAGGCGATTCTGAACATTCTGATTAACGGTATCGAAGCAATGCCGGATGGGGGAGAAATGCGGGTGGGTGTGCATTATAGCCATGACGGAATATTGATTTCTTGTCAGGATACAGGTCCTGGAATTCCTGATGAGATTCAGGATAAAATATTTAACTTATTTTATACTACGAAAAACGGAGGTACCGGAATAGGTCTTTCCTTTGCCCAAAATATTGTCCAGGCCCATGGAGGAACGATACGATTGGAGCAAACCCCGAAAGGGAGTAAATTTATTATTGCGATTCCGGTTAACGAAAATAATTATTGA
- a CDS encoding helicase, which yields MGTGEWVYSIEYRQTCQIIDVQSLWDEVIYRVWLPIQDTIVRIPASRLKPLDEAVSNTPAHLTYTATAARLADALTHDILLAPIESRVIPLPHQMRALSQAINSHRVRYLLADEVGLGKTIEAGLIMRELKLRGRVKRTLVIAPKGLLTQWVAEMQVHFNEDFKLLIPGDFSAYRKIMAESNIWQSYDQVVCPMDSIKPLEGRRGWSKEQVAAYNQERFEDIIAAGWDLVIVDEAHRLSGSSEEVARYKLGQGLADASPYLLLLSATPHQGKTDAFYRLISLLDTLNFPGIESITKERVKPYVIRTEKRSAIDANGKPLFKPRQTRLIPISWEQRHKEQQLLYEAVTEYARKGYNQAIIEKKNYIGFLMILMQRLITSSTRAIRTTLERRLEILQGSDEQLTLPLTLSEDEWLELDGQEQINAFLATRLVALKNEREEVRLLLNAAKRTESSGPDPKAEALLDWIYKIQQEEGNPELKFLVFTEFVPTQEMLREFFKERGFSVVCLNGSMGMDERKVAQDNFSQKARILISTDAGGEGLNLQFCHVVINYDIPWNPMRLEQRIGRVDRIGQTHPVKAINFVLKGTVEHRVQEVLEEKLAIILKEFGVDKAGDVLDSLQAEQIFDDLYINAIIHPETFDDKIELVVTNVKEQVKSVRESTSILGSQEELNPLEARRLSEHPLPHWIETMTINYLKSHGGVAERKGKTWNLTWPSGEKMNNIVFTLDNAEGFPSARQLTLEDSCIRGVSMNIPPFVSPQPIPCLIFSDISTEIQGFWSLWKVAIQTSNWNRQRIMPLFLHDDGRILYPTARYIWDKMISNVYNVRHYLDGQESQDIFNKLWKTAEKQGRSQYEQLVQEHKEFLTQEINKWEYALTVRRKTIERLGLPQVRAYRLLHLEQEDRERREEINQKSKISPELVPLLLIRVGEKIDG from the coding sequence GTGGGAACCGGTGAATGGGTTTATAGCATTGAATATCGGCAAACATGTCAGATTATCGATGTTCAATCATTATGGGATGAGGTTATATATCGTGTTTGGCTTCCTATTCAGGATACCATAGTTCGCATTCCGGCAAGCAGACTAAAGCCTCTTGACGAAGCAGTATCAAATACTCCTGCGCACCTTACCTACACTGCAACTGCCGCACGCCTGGCTGACGCCCTAACGCATGATATATTACTTGCGCCCATTGAATCCAGGGTTATTCCCCTTCCTCACCAGATGAGGGCATTGTCACAAGCTATAAATAGTCATCGTGTACGGTATCTCCTTGCAGATGAGGTTGGACTGGGTAAGACTATTGAAGCTGGACTCATTATGCGTGAGCTTAAACTTCGGGGACGCGTAAAAAGAACCCTTGTAATAGCTCCAAAAGGGTTATTGACTCAGTGGGTCGCTGAGATGCAGGTACATTTCAATGAGGATTTTAAACTTCTGATACCCGGCGATTTTTCTGCTTACAGGAAGATCATGGCTGAGAGTAATATCTGGCAGTCTTACGATCAGGTTGTCTGCCCTATGGATTCAATAAAGCCGCTGGAAGGGAGGCGTGGATGGTCAAAAGAGCAAGTGGCGGCATATAATCAGGAACGATTTGAGGATATCATAGCTGCTGGATGGGATTTGGTTATTGTGGATGAGGCACACCGTCTGAGTGGAAGTTCAGAGGAAGTTGCCCGTTACAAACTTGGACAGGGACTGGCAGATGCGTCTCCTTATCTCCTTCTTCTGTCGGCAACGCCACATCAAGGCAAGACCGATGCATTTTATCGATTGATATCATTGCTCGATACATTGAACTTTCCGGGTATCGAAAGTATTACAAAAGAACGGGTGAAGCCTTACGTTATCAGGACAGAGAAACGTAGTGCAATAGATGCAAATGGAAAACCATTATTTAAACCAAGGCAAACAAGACTGATCCCAATATCATGGGAACAACGGCATAAAGAACAACAACTCCTCTACGAGGCTGTGACAGAGTACGCTCGTAAGGGTTACAATCAGGCTATAATTGAGAAAAAGAATTACATAGGGTTTTTGATGATCCTTATGCAGCGTCTGATTACATCATCAACCAGGGCGATCCGCACTACGTTGGAAAGACGGTTGGAAATACTTCAAGGATCTGATGAACAGCTTACATTACCCCTAACACTTTCCGAGGATGAATGGTTAGAACTTGATGGTCAGGAGCAAATAAATGCATTCTTAGCTACGCGTCTCGTGGCCCTGAAGAACGAAAGAGAAGAGGTAAGATTACTTCTTAATGCAGCAAAAAGAACAGAATCGTCCGGGCCAGATCCAAAGGCTGAGGCACTCCTTGATTGGATATATAAAATCCAGCAGGAGGAAGGAAACCCTGAATTAAAATTCCTGGTCTTTACAGAATTCGTTCCTACTCAGGAAATGTTAAGAGAGTTTTTTAAAGAACGAGGATTTTCTGTTGTCTGTTTGAATGGTTCCATGGGTATGGATGAAAGAAAAGTAGCACAGGATAACTTTTCCCAAAAAGCCCGTATCCTTATCTCAACGGATGCCGGTGGCGAAGGGCTCAACCTTCAGTTCTGTCATGTAGTTATTAATTACGATATCCCGTGGAATCCCATGCGGCTTGAACAGCGAATAGGACGTGTTGACCGCATAGGTCAGACACATCCTGTTAAAGCCATAAACTTTGTTTTAAAAGGAACAGTTGAACACAGGGTGCAGGAGGTATTGGAGGAAAAACTTGCTATCATACTTAAGGAATTTGGAGTTGATAAGGCCGGGGATGTATTGGACTCATTACAGGCTGAACAAATATTTGATGATTTGTATATTAATGCCATCATACACCCTGAAACTTTCGATGATAAGATTGAATTAGTGGTAACCAACGTAAAGGAGCAGGTAAAGTCAGTTCGTGAAAGCACGTCTATTTTGGGCTCTCAAGAAGAACTTAATCCTTTAGAGGCCAGGAGGTTGTCAGAACATCCTCTTCCTCATTGGATAGAAACTATGACAATTAACTATCTGAAATCTCACGGAGGTGTGGCAGAAAGAAAAGGGAAGACATGGAATCTGACATGGCCATCAGGTGAAAAAATGAATAATATCGTATTTACCTTAGATAATGCAGAAGGATTTCCATCAGCACGACAGTTAACGTTGGAAGACAGCTGTATCAGAGGTGTTTCTATGAATATTCCACCTTTTGTTTCTCCTCAACCAATTCCCTGTCTTATTTTTTCGGATATTTCAACAGAAATTCAAGGTTTCTGGTCGCTATGGAAGGTTGCAATTCAGACTTCAAACTGGAATAGGCAACGGATAATGCCGTTGTTTCTGCATGATGATGGGAGGATTCTTTATCCTACGGCAAGATACATTTGGGATAAAATGATTTCTAACGTTTACAACGTACGGCATTATTTAGATGGTCAGGAATCACAGGATATTTTTAATAAATTATGGAAGACTGCTGAAAAACAGGGCAGGTCTCAGTATGAGCAGCTTGTTCAGGAACATAAAGAATTTCTTACCCAGGAGATTAATAAATGGGAGTATGCACTTACTGTACGCAGGAAAACTATCGAACGGTTGGGATTACCACAGGTCAGGGCTTATCGTCTTTTACATTTGGAACAAGAAGATCGGGAACGACGTGAGGAGATTAATCAGAAATCAAAGATTAGTCCTGAATTAGTACCGCTACTGCTGATTCGTGTAGGGGAAAAAATAGATGGATAG
- a CDS encoding two-component response regulator: protein MTKPNLLLVDDDKNTLDGLVKILMHDGYTVSGAVSGYDALNLLSRKNFDIIVTDMKLPGMGGISLIHEIRKREESAAIVVITAYSSVKTAVEAIKCGADDYLTKPINIEELKVVLEKLWEKQQLIAQNRILKEKLKDRYKFSELVGSTSQMQQIFHMIEDVAPSTASILILGETGTGKELVANAIHYQSDRSARPFIALHCAALSEGVLESELFGHEKGAFTGAIQTRKGRFEMADGGTLFLDEVGEMSLKVQVKLLRVLEKGEFERVGGEKTLKVDVRFIAATNRHLEREVSEGRFREDLFYRLNVITINLPPLRERRDDIPILSNFFVIKYTKKYKKEIKGFTPEAMDALCAYHWPGNVRELENVIERAIVLCKKNTLSVDHLPGNVIPNKDDISVIKIPLGISLKEAEKEIIQKTLLMAQGSKKEAAKILGISHRKIEYKVKEWG, encoded by the coding sequence GTGACAAAACCAAACCTGTTGTTGGTAGACGATGATAAGAATACCCTTGATGGATTAGTGAAGATATTGATGCATGACGGATATACGGTTTCCGGCGCCGTATCCGGTTATGACGCCCTAAATCTTCTCTCCAGGAAGAATTTCGATATTATCGTAACCGATATGAAGTTGCCGGGAATGGGTGGGATATCGCTGATTCATGAGATACGGAAAAGGGAAGAATCGGCGGCGATTGTGGTTATTACCGCATATAGTTCGGTAAAAACGGCCGTGGAAGCTATAAAATGCGGGGCAGATGACTACCTGACAAAGCCAATAAATATAGAAGAGTTAAAGGTGGTATTGGAAAAGTTATGGGAAAAGCAGCAATTGATTGCCCAAAATCGTATATTGAAGGAGAAGTTGAAAGACAGGTATAAATTTTCTGAACTCGTTGGCAGCACCTCTCAGATGCAACAGATATTTCATATGATAGAAGATGTCGCCCCCAGTACAGCTTCAATCCTGATTTTAGGTGAAACAGGAACCGGAAAAGAGCTTGTAGCCAATGCCATCCATTATCAGAGCGACAGGTCTGCCAGGCCTTTTATCGCCTTGCATTGTGCTGCACTATCGGAAGGGGTACTGGAAAGCGAGCTGTTTGGACATGAAAAAGGGGCGTTTACCGGCGCTATTCAGACCAGAAAAGGCCGGTTTGAAATGGCGGATGGCGGCACACTCTTTCTTGATGAGGTGGGCGAGATGAGTTTGAAGGTACAGGTAAAACTGCTTCGGGTTCTGGAGAAAGGTGAGTTTGAGCGTGTTGGCGGTGAAAAAACCTTAAAGGTGGATGTTCGTTTTATTGCAGCAACCAATCGGCACCTGGAACGAGAAGTTTCTGAGGGAAGGTTTCGGGAAGACCTGTTTTATCGCTTGAATGTTATTACCATCAATTTACCGCCATTAAGAGAGAGAAGGGATGATATTCCTATTCTCTCTAATTTTTTCGTTATTAAATATACGAAAAAGTATAAAAAGGAGATTAAGGGTTTTACCCCCGAGGCGATGGATGCGTTATGCGCTTATCACTGGCCGGGGAATGTTAGAGAGTTGGAAAATGTCATTGAACGGGCCATTGTACTTTGTAAAAAAAATACGCTCTCTGTTGATCATTTACCAGGAAATGTTATTCCAAATAAGGACGATATATCAGTAATCAAGATTCCGCTGGGTATTTCATTAAAAGAGGCTGAAAAAGAGATTATCCAAAAGACACTCCTGATGGCACAGGGAAGCAAAAAAGAGGCTGCAAAAATACTCGGGATATCACATAGAAAAATTGAGTATAAAGTAAAAGAGTGGGGTTAA